CAGGCGGTCGCGGCCTCCGACGAGGTCGAAACGAAGCTGATCGAGGCGATCCTGCCGCAGATCGCGCGCGCCGATGTCGTGCTGCTGTCCGACTACGCCAAGGGCGTGCTGACGGCGCGCGTGATCCGCCACACCATTGATACCGCACGCAAGCTCGGCAAACGCGTGATCGTCGATCCCAAGAGCCTGAACTGGGCGATCTATCGCGGCGCCACGCTGCTGACGCCCAACCGCAAGGAATTCGCGGAAGCCACCCGCAGCCGCGCCGACACGGTGCAGAGCATCGTCGATGCCAGCGAGGACGTGATGCGGCTCGCCGATTGCGAGGCGATCCTGGTGACGCAGGGCGAGCACGGCATGACGCTGGTGCCGCGCCAGGGCGAGGCCGTGCATGTTCCGGCTTTCCCGGTGAAGGTGCGCGACGTCTCCGGCGCCGGCGACACCGTCGCTGCCGCGCTCGCGGTCTCGATTGCGGCGGGCTCGGATTGGGACACGGCGCTGCGGATGGCGAGTGCTGCGGCCGCCGTCGCCGTCGGCAAGCAGGGCACGGCCAGCGTGAGCACCGCCGAGCTGCGCCGAAAGATCCTGCCGCACGCCACCCTCGCGGCCGAGGAGAAGGTCCTGAGCGTGCTTGGCGCGCTCGATGCCCGGCTCGCCGAATGGAAGCGGGAAGGGCTGCGCGTCGGCTTCACCAACGGCTGCTTCGACATCCTGCATCCCGGCCACGTCAAGGTGCTGACCGCGGCGCGCGCCGCCTGCGACCGCCTGATCGTCGGCCTGAACAGCGACGCCTCGGTGCGGCGGCTGAAGGGCGCGGACCGTCCGGTCCAGGACGAGCGCGCGCGGGCTGAAGTGCTGGCCGCGCTCGAGGCGGTCGATCTCGTCGTCATCTTCGAGGAGGATACGCCGATCAACCTGATCACGCGGATCACGCCGAGCGTGCTGGTGAAGGGCGGCGATTACACCCGCGAGCAGGTCGTCGGCCACGAGGTGGTCGAGGCTGCGGGGGGAGTGGTCGTGTTGGTCGACATCCTCAAGGGCTTCAGCACGACAGCGCTGGTCCATCGTGCGCGCGGAGGCTCCAAGTGACGGACCAAGCGACGGTGCTCGCCCGGGAGACGACCGTCCAGATGCTGTGGCGGCGTTTCCGGAGCCCTGCGGCCTGGAGCGAGACCGTCGATCTATTCGCGATCCTGACCGCGGCCTCGTTGCCATGGTCGACGTCGCTCACGGCCATCTTCAATGCCGCGTTCCTGGTCTGCATGGTGCCGTTCCTCGACATCAGGGCATTCCAGCAATCGCTGACGCGTCCAATCTGCGCGGCACCGATCGCGCTGTTCGTGCTCGCGCTGGTAGGAACGCTTTGGTCGGACGCAGCCTGGGGCGCGCGCCTCTATGCGGTCGGCCCGACCGTCAAGCTGCTCGTGCTGCCGGTGCTGCTCTATCATTTCGAGCGCTCGCCGCGCGGACACTGGATATTCGTCGCATTCCTGGTGTCCTGCGCGCTGCTCTCGGTGATGTCATGGCTTGTCGCTTTTTATCCGAGCCTCTCCCTGAGGCCCTATGATCCCCTCGAGCGTGGCATCTTCGTCAAGAACTATATCGACCAGAGCCAGGAATTCACGCTGTGCGCGGTTGCGCTCGCCTATCCCGTGATGATGTTATTGCGCGAGAAGCGCTACTGGCTCGCGGTTCTGTTGATGGCGCTCCCGCTGAGCTTTCTGGTCAACATGACCTTCGTGGTGGTGTCGCGCACCGCGCTGGTCACAGTGCCGATCATGCTCGCTGTGTTCGCGCTGCTTCATTTGAGGTGGCGCAGCGTCGCCATGATTTCTGCAGCTATGATTGTCTTTGCCGTGCTTGCTTGGCAAGCCTCGCCGCAATTGCGTAAGACGGCCGACACGTTTTCGCGCGACTACCGTCTCTATATGCAGGAGAACGTGCCGACCTCGATGGGCGAGCGCCTCGAATATTGGCGGCATGCCGTGCAGTTTTTCGTTCAGGCTCCGCTCGTGGGGCACGGTACCGGCTCCACGCAAGGGCTGTTCGAGAGAGCTGCAAAGGAGCGTTCATGGGTTCCGGGCGTCAGGGTCTTTCCGAACCCGCATAACCAAACGCTGCATGTCGCCATCCAGTGGGGTGCCATCGGCATCGGGGTTCTCTACGCGATCTGGATCTTTCATTTTCAGCTATTTAGTGGCGAGGGGTTTGCCAGGTGGGTCGGCCTTCTGGTAGTCGTGCAAAACGTCTTCACATCGCTGTTCAACTCCCATCTGTTCGATTTCCACGAGGGCTGGATGTACGTTCTCGGCGTCGGCGTTGCCGGCGGCATGGTGATCCGGAGACGACAGGCCGAGGCGAATGTTGGGCAAGCGGGTTCCTGAGCTGCGCGGCTGGCAAGTCCTGTCGAGATGGGCTATCAGCGCGGTAAGGTTGCAACTATCGGGATATTCATTGGTCGGCGGATGACGCGTCTTTCGCATCTCACTTTGCGCAATTTCATGATCGCGCTCCACGACCTGTTGGCGACGACGGCGGCGCTGTTCGCGGCGTTCTATCTGCGTTTTGAGGGTGGCGACAGCTTCTACGACCGCCTGCCGCTGCTCTTCGAGATTCTGCCGTACTTTCTCGCCTTCAGCGTGGTCGTGTTCTTCGTCTTCAACCTGACCACAACGAAATGGCGCTTCATCTCGCTGCCGGACGCGATGAACATCATCCGCGTCGCGAGCGTGCTGACGGTTGCGCTGCTGGCGCTGGACTACATCTTCGTCGCCCCCAACGTTCGCGGCGCCTTCTTCCTCGGCAAGGTCACCATCGTCCTCTACTGGTTCCTCGAGATCTTCGCGCTCAGCGCCCTGCGCATGGCCTATCGCTACTTCCGCTATACGCGAGTGCGGCGCCATGCCCGCAGCGAGGACGCAGCCCCGACGCTACTGATCGGCCGCGCCGCGGATGCCGAGGTGCTCTTGCGCGGCATCGAGAGCGGATCGATCAAGCGGATCTGGCCGGTCGGCCTGCTGTCGCCGTCGAGCTCCGATCGCGGCCAGTTGATCCGCAACTTGCCGGTGCTGGGCGGCATCGACGACATCGAGGACGTCGTCGCCGATTTCGCCAAGCGCGGCAAGGCGATCACCCGCGTGGTGATGACGCCGTCCGCGTTCGAACCGGAGGCCCACCCGGAATCGATCCTGATGCGGGCGCGCAGGCTGGGTGTGATCGTCAACCGCATGCCCTCGCTGGAGAGCGGCGACACCCCGCGGCTCACGGCCGTCGCGGTCGAGGACTTGCTGCTGCGGCCCAGCGAAAAGATCGACTATGCGCGGCTGGAGGCCCTCATCAAGGGCAAGGCGGTGATCGTCACCGGCGGCGGCGGTTCGATCGGCTCGGAGATCTGCGAGCGTATCGTCGCCTTTGGCGCCGCGCGCCTGCTGATCGTGGAGAATTCAGAGCCGGCGCTCTACGCGATCACCGAGGCGCTCGCCGCGCAGGACACCGGGGCGGCGATCGAGGGCCGGATCGCCGACATCCGCGACCGCGAGCGCGTCATGCGCCTGATGGCCGAGTTCAGGCCTGACATCGTGTTCCACGCGGCAGCCCTCAAGCACGTGCCGATCCTCGAGCGCGACTGGAGCGAAGGCGTCAAGACCAACATCTTCGGCTCGATCAACGTCGCCGATGCGGCGCTGGCCGCCGGCGCCGAAGCCATGGTCATGATCTCGACCGACAAGGCGATCGAGCCGGTGTCGATGCTGGGCCTGACCAAGCGTTTCGCCGAGATGTACTGCCAGGCGCTCGACCACGATCTTGCGGCGGGTGGCACCGGCACCAAGCCGCCGATGCGGCTGATCTCGGTCCGGTTCGGCAATGTGCTGGCCTCGAACGGCTCGGTGGTGCCGAAATTCAAGGCCCAGATCGAAGCCGGCGGCCCGGTGACCGTCACGCATCCCGACATGGTCCGCTATTTCATGACCATTCGCGAGGCCTGCGATCTCGTGATCACGGCGGCTACGCATGCGCTCGGAACACAGCGTCCCGACGTTTCCGTATATGTGCTCAACATGGGCCAGCCGGTGAAGATCGTCGATCTCGCCGAGCGCATGATCCGCCTCTCGGGTCTTCAGCCCGGCTACGACATCGAGATCGTGTTCACGGGGATGCGACCGGGCGAGCGCCTGAACGAAATCCTGTTCGCCTCCGAAGAGCCGACCCGCGAGATCGGCGTTGCCGGCATCATGGCCGCGCAGCCGAACGAGCCGCCGATGCAGACCCTGCGCAAATGGATCGCGGCGCTCGACCAGGCGATCGCGCGTGACGATCGGGCCACCATCAGCACCATCCTGAAGGATGCGGTCCCCGAATTCGGGTCGACCGCGGCCTGACCATGCAGCCAGAAGGCAAGATCGTCGTCGCGAGCCAGCATTATCCGCCGGATCCGAGCACGACCGCGGCGATCATGGCCGAGATAGCCTGCCGCCTCGCCTCCGAGCACGAGGTCGTGGTGTTGTCGGGCTCGCCTGGTGCGCTGCCGGCCTCGCAGACCGGTGTGGATAAGCCGCACGTAGTCGCCATCAGGAACCGGATGGGAGGAAAGGCGGCGCTGGTCCGCCGCGGTCTATCCGAACTGCTGTTCGTGCTGCGCATCTTCGTCGCGCTGCTGCGGCGCCTGCGGCGCGGCGACGTCGTGCTGACCGTCACGGCACCGTTCATGCTGCCTTACGCGGTCGCTGCCGCGGCCCGGTTCAAGGGGGCACGCTCGGCGCTGATCATGCATGACCTGTTTCCCGACGTGCTGGTGATGGCGGGCCTGTTGAAGCCGCGCGCGTTCGTGACCGGCGTGATGCGCGCCGCCAACAGCCTGATGTTCCGCGCGCTCGATGCCGTGATCACCATCGGCCGCGATGCGGAAGCGCCGCTGCTCGGCTATGCCGGCATGACGCGAAACAAGATCCGCTTCATTCCGAACTGGGCCACACTCGTGCCTGCGACGCGGCCGGTGACGTCGGACAATCCGTTCCGGAAAGACCTTGCGGCGCGCTTCATCGTCGGGCTGTCAGGCAATCTCGGCTTCACCCACGATCCCGAGATCGTGTTCGAGGCGGCGCGCCTGCTGAAGGACGACGCGGACATTCATTTCCTGCTCTCCGGCTGGGGCATCGGCTTCGAACGGCTGAAGCAGCTGCAGGCCGAGGCCGGTCTCTCCAATGTCTCCTTCGTGGCCCGGGTCGAGGATGCCGAGCTCGAGGCGTTCCTGACCGCCGCCGACCTCTGGATTATCCCGTACCGGAAGGACGTCGCCGGGGTATCGGTGCCGAGCCGTTTCTATAATCTGCTGGCGGTCGGCCGCCCCGTCGTGCTGGTGTCGGAGCCCGAGGCCGAGGCGGCCCTGACGGTGGTGGAGAACGGGCTGGGCTGGGTGGTGACGCCGGGCCGCGCCGATCAGCTCGCCGCGGCGATCCGTGCGGCGTCCAAATGCTGTGACGGCGCTTTGGCCGAACGCGCGGTGAAGGCGGCATCGAAGTTCGATCGCAGCGTCGCGATGAACGCCTATGCCGCTCTGATCGAGGAATTGTTGCGCAACCCGAGCCTGAGGGAGCAACGATGAGCGAGAACAAGCGGGTCGTGCTGGTCACGGGGGCGAGCGGCTTTGTCGGCCGTCATGTGGTGCCGGACCTGGTGCGCGCGGGATGGTCGGTCCGCCGCGCGGTTCGCAGCCCGGAAGGCCTCGACGACGAGGTCGTGATCGAGACGATCGGCCCCGACACCGATTGGACGGCCGCGCTCGAGGGCGTCGACGCCGTCGTTCATCTCGCCGCACGCGTGCATCACAAGCACGAGGAGCACGCGGTCCAGCTCTATCGCAACGTCAACATCGCCGGCACGCTGCACCTGGCGCGGTCGGCGGCGACCGCCGGCGTGCGCCAGTTCATCTTCGTCAGCACCGTTCTCGTGCATGGCCGCAGCAACGAGGGCCGTGCCCCGTTCTGCGAAGACGACATCCTGACGCCGCGCGGCCTCTACTGCATGTCCAAGGCGGCAGCCGAGGCGGGACTGCGGACGCTGGCGCGCGACAGCGACATAAACATCTCGGTGATCAGGCCGCCGCTGGTCTATGGCGCAGGCGCCAAGGGCAATTTCGCGCTGCTCACGCGCGCGGTGAATTTGGGCGTGCCGCTGCCGTTTGCCGCGATCCGCAACCACCGCGCCTTCCTCGCCGTGCAGAACCTCTCGTCCTTCATCCTGCGCCAGCTGGCCCATCCCGATCCCGCAAGCAATTTCGAGATCTTCCTGGTGCCCGACAGGGAGCAGGTCTCGACTCCCGAATTCGTCGAGCGGCTGGCGAGAGCGTCCGGCAAGAGCCCGCGGCTGTTCGGCATGTCACCCGAGCTGCTGGGCTCGCTGTTCGGCCTGCTGGGCCGGCAGGACACGCATGACAGCCTGATCGGCTCGCTCGAGCTCAACGTCTCCAAGGCGATCGCGACGGGGTGGCAGCCGGAGGTGTCGCTCGACGAGGGTCTGCGGCTGGCGCTGGCGGCTCAGGACGCCTGAGGGCGGGAGAACCGCCGCAGCACGACGGCAACCGCGATCGCGCCCACCAGGAGCGCGATCGGCGTGACGGTCGCCGAGCCGGCGCGGACGGTGAGGATGGCAAGCGCCGCCAGCAGGAGGTTGAGCGCAAACACCTCGCCGATGACGCGCCGAACCGAAAAGCCGTTGTCGGTGGCGCGCTGGTAGAAGTGCGAGCGATGCGCCGACCAGAACTGCTCGCGGCGCGCGATGCGGCGGAATAGCGTGATGGTGGAATCGGCGAGGTAATAGGCGGGCAGCAGCAGCGCCGCGGCGGGCTCACCGCGCCAGGTAAGCGCGAGCAGGCACCAGCCGACCAGAAGGCCGATCGGCAGGCTGCCGACATCGCCCAAGAACACTTTCGCGACCGGCTTGTTGAACGGTGCAAAGCCGAGCATCGCGCCGCACAGGGCCGTTGCGATCAACACCGCCGGCCACGGCAGTTCGCCGAGCAGCCCGAGCAGCAGCAGTGCCGCGGTGACCGGCACCACCTCCGCCACCGTCATCAGGTCGAGCCCGTCCATGAAGTTGACGAGGTTCACGAACCAGATTCCGGCGAGCAGGATCAGGCTGCGCTCCAGCGCCAGCGGCAGATCAGGCACGATGCGCGCATCGTCCGATGCGGTGAACACGACGGCGCCGACGCAGGCGGCCTGCAGCACGAGCCGCACCAGCACCGGCAGCGAGACGATGTCGTCGGCAAACCCGACCAGTGCGATCACGACGGTTGCGACGACCAGCGCCGGCGGGATCGCAACGTCGGCCCAGGCCGCCCACGCCAATGCGACGACGAGCGTCGCCGAGATCACCGCGATGCCCGCGCCCTGCGGGGTCGGGATCCGGTGCGAGGAACGTGCGTTCGGCCGCGCCAGCGCGTAGCGCTGCAGCAGGGGGCGGCTGATCCAGGTGATGAGCGCCGACATCAGCGCGGCGATCGCTGCGGCAAGCAGCGAGGCCACGATCGTGGGCGCGGTCACTCCGGGACCCCGAGCTGCGCCGAGCCCTGCGCCGCCTTCTCCGCGCTGAGGATCCAGACCAGGCCGCCGAACGCCCCGACGATGAACGAAACCGCGCCGAACAGCAGCGAGACGTTGACGCCCTCGTTGGCGGCCAGCCCCGCGAAGCCGAAGGCCAGGCCCATGCTTGCCTCGCGCACGCCCCAGCCGGCGATCGAGATCGGCATCAACGTGATCAGCATCACCGGCGGCACCAGCAGGAACACCTGCGCGAACGTGACGGGGGCGGCGATCGATTTCACCACGCACCAGGCAATGACGACCGCGAGCACGTGGACGAGCAGCGACAGGATTGCGATCATCGGCCCGCGCGTGCGGCTGAAGATGACGCGGTTGGCGATGACGGCGCAGGCGTGGATGTGGTGGGTCGCCCACCACGTCTTCAGCCAGGGCCATTTCAGCGCACCGAAGATGAGAAAGCCGATGCCGCCGGCGAGCGCCGCGAGGTCGATGAGCAGCAGCGCCGAACGTCCATGCGTGTCGGTGATGAGCTGGTAGCTCCAGGGCAGGCTCGCGACGATGAGGATGGCGAGCGCGACGAGGCCGATCGCGCGATCGACGAAGATCGAATAGGTTGCCGCGCGCCATCCGGCACCGGCGCGCGCCACCAGCCAGAGCCGGACCGCATCGCCGCCGATCGCCGACGGCAGGGTCTGGTTGAAGAAGGAGCCGATCACGTTGTAGCGCATGGCGCGGCCGAGCTCGAGCGGCGCGCTGCATGCGGCGCCGACCTCGCGCCAGCGCAGCACGCCGACGAAGATTTGCAGGAACGTGACCGCGATCGCCACGCCGATCCAGAACAGGCTGGTCGCGGTGAAGCGCGACAACAGCTCGGTCAGGTCGACCTTGCGCAGCGCCAGATAGAGCAGCGCTCCGGAAATCAGGATTTTGGCCGTCGACAACAGGATTCGGCGCATCTCGCCCGCGGGGTTTGCGAAGATTGGAGGCGACCCGACGCGAGGCGCCGAATTCGGCCGCTTTGGTATGGTTTTGGCGTCGATCTTGCAATAGCCCTCCTTCGTCCGCCGTGCTTCGCCGCCGAGGGCTCTTGCGAGCCCCTCGATACCGGCCAAAGCGCGCCGCAGGCAGGGTTTCGGGATCGCTTGGGAACAGGATGACGGATCGGGCGGCTCCGATCACCGGGACGGCCGGTTTCCCCGGCTTTCGCATCGCCCTGTTTGCGCATGTTTCCGTCTGTAAACGCCGTCGTGGCCGGCCAGCCGATCCTGCTCTCTGGACCATGGCAAAATGCGCCGCGAGGTCACCTATCTTGACGTCGCGGCCCGTGTAGTATCCAAGCCGATCGCACGGGGTCCACAATTCTGTCGCCTGCTATCGGGACGACTTCAAGGTTTGAGATGACGATGGACAAACGCATTATCCCCCTGATCATGTGCGGCGGCGCCGGCACGCGGTTGTGGCCGGCTTCGCGCGAGGTGCGCCCGAAGCAGTTCCTGCCGCTGTTCGGCGCGCGCTCGACCTTCCAGGACACGCTGCTGCGCGTCTCGGACGCTACGCTGTTCGACCGCCCCATCGTCATCACCAATGCGGCGTATCGCTTCATGGTGCTGGAGCAACTCGCCGAGATCGGCATCGAGGCCGACGTCATCCTCGAGCCGATGCGCCGCGACTCCGGCCCGGCGATCGCCGCTGGCGCTGCGTTCGCGCAGAACCGCACGAGTGAAGCGATCGTGCTCGCGCTCGCCGCCGATCACGTCGTGCAGGACAACGCCGCCTTCGTCGCCGCCTGCCGCGAAGGCCTCGCTGCCGCGAGCACGGGGCGCATCGTCACTTTCGGCGTGAAGCCGGAGCGGCCGGCGACCGAATACGGCTATATCAGCCCGGGCGAGGTGATCTCAGGCGAGGTGCACGCGGTCGCACGCTTCGTCGAGAAGCCGGATGCGGTGAAGGCCGCCGACTACGTCAATTCGGGCTATCTCTGGAACAGCGGCAACTTCATGTTTCCGGCGGCGCTGCTGCTCGACGAATACCGCAAGGTGGATGCGGCGAGTGTCGAGGCGGTGTCCAGCGCGGTCGCCAACGCCGGCCGCGATCTCGGCTTCGTCACGCTGGAGCCCGAGGCCTTCGGTGCGGCGAAGGCAATCTCGATCGACTATGCCGTGATGGAGAAGACTTCGCGCGCAGCGGTCGTGCCGGTATCCTGCGGCTGGTCCGACGTCGGCTCGTGGCGGGCGGTGTGGGAGCTCTCCGACAAGGATGCGCAGGGCAACGCCGCGCACGGCACCGCCGTGTTCGAGGATTCGCGCAATTGCAACGTCACGAGCGATCACGCGCTGGTCGCGCTCGAAGGCGTCGACGACCTCGTCGTGGTCGCGACCGCGGACGCGGTGCTGGTCTCGCGCCAGAAGGACGCCAACGGGCTGAAGCGCCTCGTCACCAAGCTGAAGGCGGTCGCGCCGAAGGTCACCGAGGAGCACCTCAAGGTGCATCGCCCCTGGGGCAGCTACCAGTCGGTCGACAATGGCGAGCGCCATCAGGTCAAGCGGATCGTGGTGAAGCCGGGCGGGCGGCTGTCGCTGCAGAAGCATCACCATCGCGCCGAGCACTGGATCGTGGTCCGC
The genomic region above belongs to Bradyrhizobium sp. CCBAU 53338 and contains:
- the rfaE1 gene encoding D-glycero-beta-D-manno-heptose-7-phosphate kinase, with the protein product MPTPILDFDALAQAISGRTVLCIGDIMLDEFVYGEVSRISPEAPTPVIAAQRSEIHIGGAGNVARNIASLGARCVFVGLVGEDDAGARLKAALANHDGIESALVCDPTRPTTRKVRFVSEHFSTHMLRADWEQAVAASDEVETKLIEAILPQIARADVVLLSDYAKGVLTARVIRHTIDTARKLGKRVIVDPKSLNWAIYRGATLLTPNRKEFAEATRSRADTVQSIVDASEDVMRLADCEAILVTQGEHGMTLVPRQGEAVHVPAFPVKVRDVSGAGDTVAAALAVSIAAGSDWDTALRMASAAAAVAVGKQGTASVSTAELRRKILPHATLAAEEKVLSVLGALDARLAEWKREGLRVGFTNGCFDILHPGHVKVLTAARAACDRLIVGLNSDASVRRLKGADRPVQDERARAEVLAALEAVDLVVIFEEDTPINLITRITPSVLVKGGDYTREQVVGHEVVEAAGGVVVLVDILKGFSTTALVHRARGGSK
- a CDS encoding SDR family NAD(P)-dependent oxidoreductase, yielding MTRLSHLTLRNFMIALHDLLATTAALFAAFYLRFEGGDSFYDRLPLLFEILPYFLAFSVVVFFVFNLTTTKWRFISLPDAMNIIRVASVLTVALLALDYIFVAPNVRGAFFLGKVTIVLYWFLEIFALSALRMAYRYFRYTRVRRHARSEDAAPTLLIGRAADAEVLLRGIESGSIKRIWPVGLLSPSSSDRGQLIRNLPVLGGIDDIEDVVADFAKRGKAITRVVMTPSAFEPEAHPESILMRARRLGVIVNRMPSLESGDTPRLTAVAVEDLLLRPSEKIDYARLEALIKGKAVIVTGGGGSIGSEICERIVAFGAARLLIVENSEPALYAITEALAAQDTGAAIEGRIADIRDRERVMRLMAEFRPDIVFHAAALKHVPILERDWSEGVKTNIFGSINVADAALAAGAEAMVMISTDKAIEPVSMLGLTKRFAEMYCQALDHDLAAGGTGTKPPMRLISVRFGNVLASNGSVVPKFKAQIEAGGPVTVTHPDMVRYFMTIREACDLVITAATHALGTQRPDVSVYVLNMGQPVKIVDLAERMIRLSGLQPGYDIEIVFTGMRPGERLNEILFASEEPTREIGVAGIMAAQPNEPPMQTLRKWIAALDQAIARDDRATISTILKDAVPEFGSTAA
- a CDS encoding glycosyltransferase family 4 protein, with the protein product MQPEGKIVVASQHYPPDPSTTAAIMAEIACRLASEHEVVVLSGSPGALPASQTGVDKPHVVAIRNRMGGKAALVRRGLSELLFVLRIFVALLRRLRRGDVVLTVTAPFMLPYAVAAAARFKGARSALIMHDLFPDVLVMAGLLKPRAFVTGVMRAANSLMFRALDAVITIGRDAEAPLLGYAGMTRNKIRFIPNWATLVPATRPVTSDNPFRKDLAARFIVGLSGNLGFTHDPEIVFEAARLLKDDADIHFLLSGWGIGFERLKQLQAEAGLSNVSFVARVEDAELEAFLTAADLWIIPYRKDVAGVSVPSRFYNLLAVGRPVVLVSEPEAEAALTVVENGLGWVVTPGRADQLAAAIRAASKCCDGALAERAVKAASKFDRSVAMNAYAALIEELLRNPSLREQR
- a CDS encoding glycosyltransferase family 4 protein; protein product: MSALITWISRPLLQRYALARPNARSSHRIPTPQGAGIAVISATLVVALAWAAWADVAIPPALVVATVVIALVGFADDIVSLPVLVRLVLQAACVGAVVFTASDDARIVPDLPLALERSLILLAGIWFVNLVNFMDGLDLMTVAEVVPVTAALLLLGLLGELPWPAVLIATALCGAMLGFAPFNKPVAKVFLGDVGSLPIGLLVGWCLLALTWRGEPAAALLLPAYYLADSTITLFRRIARREQFWSAHRSHFYQRATDNGFSVRRVIGEVFALNLLLAALAILTVRAGSATVTPIALLVGAIAVAVVLRRFSRPQAS
- a CDS encoding mannose-1-phosphate guanylyltransferase/mannose-6-phosphate isomerase — protein: MDKRIIPLIMCGGAGTRLWPASREVRPKQFLPLFGARSTFQDTLLRVSDATLFDRPIVITNAAYRFMVLEQLAEIGIEADVILEPMRRDSGPAIAAGAAFAQNRTSEAIVLALAADHVVQDNAAFVAACREGLAAASTGRIVTFGVKPERPATEYGYISPGEVISGEVHAVARFVEKPDAVKAADYVNSGYLWNSGNFMFPAALLLDEYRKVDAASVEAVSSAVANAGRDLGFVTLEPEAFGAAKAISIDYAVMEKTSRAAVVPVSCGWSDVGSWRAVWELSDKDAQGNAAHGTAVFEDSRNCNVTSDHALVALEGVDDLVVVATADAVLVSRQKDANGLKRLVTKLKAVAPKVTEEHLKVHRPWGSYQSVDNGERHQVKRIVVKPGGRLSLQKHHHRAEHWIVVRGAARVTVNETVKTVHENESIYIPMGAVHRMENPGKIMLELIEVQTGSYLGEDDIIRIEDDYQRS
- a CDS encoding lysylphosphatidylglycerol synthase transmembrane domain-containing protein, with protein sequence MRRILLSTAKILISGALLYLALRKVDLTELLSRFTATSLFWIGVAIAVTFLQIFVGVLRWREVGAACSAPLELGRAMRYNVIGSFFNQTLPSAIGGDAVRLWLVARAGAGWRAATYSIFVDRAIGLVALAILIVASLPWSYQLITDTHGRSALLLIDLAALAGGIGFLIFGALKWPWLKTWWATHHIHACAVIANRVIFSRTRGPMIAILSLLVHVLAVVIAWCVVKSIAAPVTFAQVFLLVPPVMLITLMPISIAGWGVREASMGLAFGFAGLAANEGVNVSLLFGAVSFIVGAFGGLVWILSAEKAAQGSAQLGVPE
- a CDS encoding NAD-dependent epimerase/dehydratase family protein, with the protein product MSENKRVVLVTGASGFVGRHVVPDLVRAGWSVRRAVRSPEGLDDEVVIETIGPDTDWTAALEGVDAVVHLAARVHHKHEEHAVQLYRNVNIAGTLHLARSAATAGVRQFIFVSTVLVHGRSNEGRAPFCEDDILTPRGLYCMSKAAAEAGLRTLARDSDINISVIRPPLVYGAGAKGNFALLTRAVNLGVPLPFAAIRNHRAFLAVQNLSSFILRQLAHPDPASNFEIFLVPDREQVSTPEFVERLARASGKSPRLFGMSPELLGSLFGLLGRQDTHDSLIGSLELNVSKAIATGWQPEVSLDEGLRLALAAQDA
- a CDS encoding O-antigen ligase is translated as MTDQATVLARETTVQMLWRRFRSPAAWSETVDLFAILTAASLPWSTSLTAIFNAAFLVCMVPFLDIRAFQQSLTRPICAAPIALFVLALVGTLWSDAAWGARLYAVGPTVKLLVLPVLLYHFERSPRGHWIFVAFLVSCALLSVMSWLVAFYPSLSLRPYDPLERGIFVKNYIDQSQEFTLCAVALAYPVMMLLREKRYWLAVLLMALPLSFLVNMTFVVVSRTALVTVPIMLAVFALLHLRWRSVAMISAAMIVFAVLAWQASPQLRKTADTFSRDYRLYMQENVPTSMGERLEYWRHAVQFFVQAPLVGHGTGSTQGLFERAAKERSWVPGVRVFPNPHNQTLHVAIQWGAIGIGVLYAIWIFHFQLFSGEGFARWVGLLVVVQNVFTSLFNSHLFDFHEGWMYVLGVGVAGGMVIRRRQAEANVGQAGS